A genomic region of Trifolium pratense cultivar HEN17-A07 linkage group LG3, ARS_RC_1.1, whole genome shotgun sequence contains the following coding sequences:
- the LOC123917994 gene encoding bidirectional sugar transporter N3-like, with amino-acid sequence MSSHHSHLSFAFGVLGNISSFFCFLAPLPTFYRVWKKKSTEGFQSIPYVAALFSAMLWLFYAYMKTGETLLITINAFGCVIETIYLAIYVTYCPRKVRMSTLKMIVLMNFVGFGAIVVLTHVIFEDEKQRIKLLGWICVVFATSVFAAPLSIIRVVIRTKSVEFLPFPLSLLLLISAIMWLLYGISLKDIYVTLPNVVGLTFGIVQITLYAIYRKSTPVNNDQLPEHKDDVINDELETSNDDEKKIEVKVDIEIVEKKEEERDDKEQQVTEEKAEEKENINSNKKTEEVIKGGCEV; translated from the exons ATGTCGTCCCACCATAGTCATCTATCTTTTGCCTTTGGAGTTCTAG GCAACATTTCATCCTTCTTTTGCTTTTTGGCACCACT ACCAACATTTTATAGAGTTTGGAAGAAGAAATCAACCGAAGGTTTTCAATCAATTCCTTATGTGGCTGCACTATTCAGTGCAATGCTTTGGCTATTTTATGCCTATATGAAGACCGGTGAAACTCTTCTTATCACCATTAATGCATTCGGTTGTGTGATTGAGACAATTTATCTTGCCATTTATGTCACTTACTGCCCCAGAAAAGTTAGG ATGTCGACATTGAAgatgattgtgttgatgaacTTTGTGGGATTTGGCGCGATTGTCGTGTTAACTCATGTCATATTTGAAGATGAAAAACAACGTATCAAGCTTCTTGGATGGATTTGTGTAGTTTTTGCTACTAGTGTTTTTGCAGCCCCTTTAAGCATTATT AGGGTTGTTATTCGCACCAAAAGTGTAGAGTTCCTTCCATTTCCTCTTTCACTTCTCCTCCTCATCAGTGCCATTATGTGGCTTTTGTATGGTATTTCTCTCAAAGATATCTATGTTACC CTCCCGAACGTTGTGGGGTTAACCTTTGGAATAGTTCAGATCACACTGTATGCAATTTACAGAAAGAGTACACCAGTAAATAATGATCAGCTACCAGAACACAAAGATGATGTTATCAACGATGAATTAGAAACAAGCAATGATGATGAGAAGAAAATCGAAGTGAAAGTTGACATAGAAATTGtggagaaaaaagaagaagaacgtGATGATAAGGAGCAACAAGTAACTGAGGAAAAAGCAGaggaaaaagaaaacattaatAGTAACAAGAAAACAGAGGAGGTAATTAAGGGTGGTTGTGAAGTTTAA
- the LOC123917996 gene encoding bidirectional sugar transporter SWEET14-like, translating into MTLHRESWAFVFGLLGNVISVMVFLAPLPTFYQIYKKKSTEGFQSVPYVVALLSAMLWIYYALVKNEDSIFLLTINSFGLVVESIYLAIFLVYASNKARLSTIKLILLLNVFGFGAMLVSSLCLATGSKRLSIIGWICLVFNITVFASPLCIIRHVIKTKSVTYMPLSLSFFLSLNAITWFFYGYLLKDYYIALPNTLGFLFGIIQMVMYLIYRNATKVVLKEPTKLHEQNGHININIDVLKIIDTVVLSDPNQVDNSAALPVSTTCEDPNMMENK; encoded by the exons ATGACCCTTCACCGTGAATCTTGGGCTTTTGTTTTCGGCCTTCTAG GCAATGTCATCTCCGTTATGGTCTTCCTCGCTCCATT GCCAACATTTTATCAAATCTACAAGAAAAAATCTACCGAAGGTTTTCAGTCAGTTCCTTATGTTGTTGCATTGCTAAGTGCAATGCTTTGGATATATTATGCACTTGTCAAAAATGAAGATAGCATCTTTCTCCTCACAATTAATTCATTTGGACTTGTGGTAGAATCCATTTATCTTGCAATCTTCCTAGTTTATGCCTCAAATAAAGCCAGG CTTTCAACCATCAAGCTTATTCTCTTGTTAAATGTTTTTGGATTTGGAGCAATGCTTGTTTCATCCCTCTGCTTAGCAACAGGATCAAAACGTCTTTCAATTATAGGATGGATTTGTCTAGTTTTCAACATAACCGTGTTTGCTTCTCCTCTCTGCATTATT AGACACGTAATAAAGACCAAAAGTGTGACATACATGCcgcttagtttgtccttctttTTGAGCTTAAATGCTATCACGTGGTTCTTCTATGGTTATCTCCTCAAGGACTATTACATTGCT CTCCCAAATACGCTTGGATTTTTATTTGGCATAATTCAAATGGTGATGTATTTGATATATAGAAACGCCACAAAAGTGGTACTAAAGGAGCCAACAAAGTTACATGAACAAAATGGTCATATTAATATCAATATTGATGTTCTGAAGATCATTGACACAGTGGTGCTTTCTGATCCAAATCAAGTGGACAATAGTGCTGCTCTGCCTGTATCAACTACTTGTGAGGATCCAAATATGATggaaaataagtaa